In Pseudomonadota bacterium, the DNA window GGCAAGCCTGACAACACCCGCCGGAAGCGGAATTGCCCTCGCCTTTGGACTCAACGCGCTTGGTGATTCGGCCGGTGCGCTTTTCTCGTGGCGGGTGGATGCGTCCCGTTTCTGCAGCCTGATCGCGAAGATCACCGGTGTTGAAGCAACGACCGGGGTATTAACCGGAACGACGGGCAACCCGGACAAGATCACTTATTCCGCTCATTCGGACGGCAAGCTTTACATTGAAAACCGGCTCGCCAGCACCCGGAATATCGCTGTCTTGCTGTTCGCGACGAGCCCGGCCTGATGGCAAAAGACATGGCGGGTCTGCGCACGCAGGTTCTCGCCATGCTGCCCGGCCTGATGGGGAAGGCGATGACCAGCTACCGTCGCTTCGCCGCCGCGCAGCAACCAAAGGATCCGAAAGGGTTTGCAACCCATCATGCCGCGTGCCGGGCGGCGCTTGCGCATATGGAGCTGCTGATCCGGCTCGCGCGCTGGGCGGAGACAAACGAGGTTGGCAACGAGGAAAGCAACGAGGACGTGGCAAAGCTGATCGCCGAAGCGCGGGCGGCAATGGCTGAGATGACGGAGGAGGCATGACGTGGCCAACTTTTCCGGAATTCGTCTGGCTTTGGAATCGCCTGCAAGCTCAGCCCACCCCGAAACTGCACCTGGAGATCACGCACTGGCTGGGCGAACGCTGGCAAGAAGGCGACCGCGAGCTTTTGTTGATTGCCTTCCGCAACAGCGGGAAATCAACGATTTCCGGTCTATTTTCGGCCTGGCTTTTGGGCAGGAACCCAAACTTGCGAATCCTCGTCCTCGCCGCCGAACAGGAGCTGGCGAACAAGATGGTCCGCAACGTCATGCAGATCATCGAGCGGCACCCGCTGACGCGACAGCTTAAACCAAAACGCGCCGACCAGTGGGCTGCCTCTAAATTCACCGTGAAACGCCGGCTGCACCTTCGCGATCCTTCGATGCTGGGACGCGGGATCAACGCGAACGTTACGGGAAGCCGGGCAGACGTCGTGCTGTGCGACGACGTCGAGGTGCCGAATACCTGCGACACGGCGCCGAAGCGGGCGGATTTGCGACGGAAGCTGGCCGAAATCGAATATGTGCTGGTGCCGGACGGCCTACAGCTATACCTCGGCACCCCGCACACCTATTACACGATTTATACGGACGAGGTGCGGAAGGAAACCGGCGAGGAGCGGCCCTTCCTGGACGGGTTCAAGCGGCTTGAACTTCCCATCCTGGATGGGAAGGGAAAGAGCCGCTGGCCGGAGCGTTTCTCGAAAAAGAAGATCGCCGCAATCAAACGGCGAAGCGGGCCAAACAAGTTCGCAAGCCAGATGCTGCTTAGGCCCATGAATATCGCGGAAAGCCGCTTGGACCCCGACCGGCTGCGTCTCTACGAGGGCGAGCTCGATTACCGCGAATCGAACAAGGTGGCGAGTCTCCACCTCGAAGGGCGGCGCCTCGTTTCGGCAAGTTGCTGGTGGG includes these proteins:
- the terL gene encoding phage terminase large subunit gives rise to the protein MTWPTFPEFVWLWNRLQAQPTPKLHLEITHWLGERWQEGDRELLLIAFRNSGKSTISGLFSAWLLGRNPNLRILVLAAEQELANKMVRNVMQIIERHPLTRQLKPKRADQWAASKFTVKRRLHLRDPSMLGRGINANVTGSRADVVLCDDVEVPNTCDTAPKRADLRRKLAEIEYVLVPDGLQLYLGTPHTYYTIYTDEVRKETGEERPFLDGFKRLELPILDGKGKSRWPERFSKKKIAAIKRRSGPNKFASQMLLRPMNIAESRLDPDRLRLYEGELDYRESNKVASLHLEGRRLVSASCWWDPAFGSPERGDSNVVAALYTDEEGGYWLHRLHYFTWEPGSEVDEATQLCRRVTGFLKGLYLPSLILETNGLGRFLPGLLRRELAQAGLGTSVLETTSTRTKDLRILDAFDAVLAAGALHAHRSIWTTPFVTEMREWQPGTHGPDDGLDAVSGCLLVEPVRLPLTTPPGRRDWRGARSVVAKTDFEV